The following is a genomic window from Bacteroidales bacterium.
CTATTCTATTGTTCTGACCTATGGAGGGAAACCGCAGGTCTCAACAAGGCCTCCATGGACAGGAGGGATTACCTGGAAAAAAGACCGGAACGGGCTGCCTTTTATCGCTTCTGCCTGCCAGGGAGATGGCGCCAGCATGTGGTGGCCATGCAAAGATCATATGTACGATGAGCCCGACAGTATGCTGATCAGTGTAAATGTACCGGAAAACCTTATGGATGTGTCGAACGGAAGGCTTAGAAGTGTTGAGAATAAGACAGATAAAACAAAAACATTTAACTGGTTTGTTTCCAATCCGATAAACAACTACGGCGTGAATATTAACATCGGTGATTATGTACATTTTTCAGAGGTATATAAAGGTGAAAAGGGAGACCTTGATTGCGATTATTATGTGTTAAGAGATAACCTTGAAAAAGCGAAAGAACAATTCAAACAGGCTCCGATGATGCTGGCAGCTTTTGAACACTGGTTCGGCCCGTATCCGTTTTATGAGGATAGCTACAAGCTTGTTGAGGCACCTTACCTTGGCATGGAGCACCAGAGCTCGGTTACATATGGCAACGGATTCAAAAACGGTTATCTGGGTACTGATCTCAGCAAGACAGGCTGGGGACTGAAATTTGATTTTATAATAATTCATGAATCGGGTCATGAGTGGTTCGCCAACAGCATAACATACAGGGATATAGCCGATATGTGGGTGCATGAGAGTTTTACAAATTACTCTGAAAACCTGTATGTTGAATATCATTTCGGGAAGCAGGCAGGAAGTGAATACCTGATCGGCTCCAGAAAGAATATCCTGAACGACCGTCCCATAATTGGCATTTACGACGTTAATTATGAAGGCTCACATGATATGTATTATAAAGGAGGAAGCATGCTTCATACTATACGTCAGATCCTCAATGATGATGAAAAATG
Proteins encoded in this region:
- a CDS encoding M1 family metallopeptidase; translation: MKNLYRWNIYFTASIVILLTASLNAQTVKFTRQDTLRGSVTPERAWWDLIYYHLDIKVNPSDSTIKGTNTVTYKVVSPHGKMQIDLQEPMKLNTATLNDRQLKFTREGNVYWIEIDGKQLAGEIYSIVLTYGGKPQVSTRPPWTGGITWKKDRNGLPFIASACQGDGASMWWPCKDHMYDEPDSMLISVNVPENLMDVSNGRLRSVENKTDKTKTFNWFVSNPINNYGVNINIGDYVHFSEVYKGEKGDLDCDYYVLRDNLEKAKEQFKQAPMMLAAFEHWFGPYPFYEDSYKLVEAPYLGMEHQSSVTYGNGFKNGYLGTDLSKTGWGLKFDFIIIHESGHEWFANSITYRDIADMWVHESFTNYSENLYVEYHFGKQAGSEYLIGSRKNILNDRPIIGIYDVNYEGSHDMYYKGGSMLHTIRQILNDDEKWRSILRGLNKDFYHQVVTGEQIETYMIEKSGLNLKPIFDQYLRDKRLPDFEYYIRGKDLIYRYNNCIEGFEMPLKIFVNGTEKNITPKTTFSAIRLKAGIDEIKVDPGYYVNPVKITAR